The stretch of DNA ATCGAACTTCGGGATGACCAGCCTCGTGCCCTGTACATCGAATCGCCCATGCAGATTGGCGTCACCGGGACTTTTCACGACCTGGCGGCGTTCATCAACGGCATGGCCAGCTTGCCGGGAATTGTCACGGTGCATGACTTGGCATTCAGTCCTGTCGATCCCTCGGTGTTGCATCTCAGTCTGGTAGCCAGGACCTATCGTCACAACCGCCAGGCGGGCGATGACCTGGAGGTTGATTTGCACCCGCCGGCACAGGCTGTCGCCGAGCCCGGGCCGCAGCAAGTGGCGTACGATTTTGCAGCCTTGCGCGACCCTTTCCAGCCGCCCTCTCGCCAACTGGTTCGACCCGCCGGGCGACCGGCTGCCGGACCTGATCTCGCCAGGCCTCGCGGAATCCTCGAAGGCTTCGCCGTGGAGCAGTTCGAAATGGTCGGGACCTTGTCCCTGGGGGCTCAAACCTTCGCCCTGCTGCGCGGAGCGTCGTCTGTCCATCGGCTGGCAATCGGCGATTACCTGGGTCCGGACCACGGGCGCATCACGGCGATTCATGACTCCCATGTCGAACTGGCCGAGCTTTTCCCGGATGGCCAGGGCGCGTGGCTGGAACGCTCGCAAACCCTTGCCCTGAACGTGAACTCATAACGGAAACAAACAATGAAAAGGACTTTTTCGTCCTTCGGTGTGGCGCTATGGATAGCGTTCACGGCACCGATGGTCATGGCTGTGCCCAATCGAATCGACTTGATTCACCTGCCGCCACCTGGCAATGCGCCCCTGAGTACCGGACGCGTGGCATTCACCGGGGACAAGCTGTCCCTCAACTTCCAGAACATCGAGTTGCGCGCGGTGCTGCAGCAGATTGCTGACGTTGCCGGCCTCAATCTGGTGACCAGTGACGACGTGCAGGGTTCGATCACCCTGCGCCTCAAGGACGTGCCCTGGGACCAGGCCCTGGACCTGGTGTTGCAAACCAAGGGGCTGGACAAGCGTGTGACGGCCAATGTGCTGCTGGTCGCGCCGGCCGAGGAGTTGGCCGCCCGCGAGTTGCTGGCGATGGAGTCGCGCAAGCAAATGACTGAGTTGGCACCGCTGCGCCGCGAGTTGCTGCAAGTCAATTACGCCAAGGCGTCGGACCTGGCCAAGCTCTTCCAGTCGGCCGTGGGCCTGGAAGGTGCAACCGATGAGCGCGGCTCGGTGGCGGTGGATGACCGCACCAACAACATCATCGCCTACCAGACCCGGGAGCGGCTGGAGGAGCTGCGCACGATTGTGGCGCAACTGGATATTCCGGTAAGGCAGGTGATGATCGAGGCGCGGATCGTCGAGGCCAATGTGGATTACGACAAAAGCCTTGGCGTGCGCTGGGGCGGGCAACTGAATCGGGGTAACTGGAGCGCTGGCGGGATCAGGAAACCGCTGGCCGAAGGCGCCGAGCCGCCTGAAACCCCGCCCAGCTCGCCGTTTGTGGACCTGGGGGCGGTCAACGGCAGCGCCGGCCTGGGTGTCGCGTTTATCACCGACAACCTGCTGCTGGACCTGGAACTGACCGCCATGGAAAAAACCGGCAATGGTGAAATCGTTTCGCAGCCCAAGGTCGTCACCTCCGACAAGGAAACCGCGCGAATCCTCAAGGGCACCGAGATTCCCTATCAGGAGTCCAGCTCCACCGGCGCGACCTCGGTGTCGTTCAAGGAGGCCTCCTTGTCATTGGAAGTGACCCCGCAAATCACCCCGGACGGCTGGGTGATCATGGAGGTCAAGGTCACCAAGGATGAGCCCGACTACCTGAACAGGCTCAACGATGTGCCGCCGATCAAGAAAAACGAGGTCAATGCCAAGGTGCTGGTCAAGGACGGGGAGACCATCGTGATCGGCGGGGTTTTCTCCAATACTCAAAGCAAAGTGGTAGATAAAGTGCCATTTTTGGGCGATGTGCCGTATCTTGGCCGCCTTTTCCGGCGGGATGTGGTTTCGGAGAAAAAATCCGAGCTGCTGGTATTCCTGACTCCGCGTATTATGAATAACCAGGCGATTGCTGTGAGTCGTTGATTCTGTGCGAAATTTGATTCTTGTAGGACCGATGGGGGCTGGAAAAAGCACCATCGGCCGTTTGCTGGCCAAAGAGCTGCGCCTGCCATTCAAAGACTCCGATAAGGAAATTGAATTGCGCACGGGCGCCAATATCCCGTGGATCTTCGATAAGGAAGGCGAACTGGGCTTTCGCGACCGCGAGCAGGCGATGATTGCCGAACTGTGCGGCTGCGATGGCGTGGTATTGGCCACCGGCGGTGGCGCAGTGATGCGCGACGAGAATCGCCGGGCGTTGCACGCCGGCGGTCGCGTGGTTTATCTGCACGCGTCTGTCGAGCAGCAGGTGGGCCGCACCGCTCGCGACCGCAATCGCCCATTGCTGCGCACCGCCGACCCGGCAAAAACCCTGCGGGACCTGCTGACGCTGCGCGACCCGCTTTATCGGGAAATCGCCGATCTGGTGGTGGAAACCGATGAGCGGCCGCCACGAATGGTGGTTCTCGACATTCTCGAGCGCCTGGCACAGTTGCCACCCCGTTAAAGCCAGGGCCGAAATGCGCTATCCTC from Pseudomonas sp. NC02 encodes:
- a CDS encoding pilus assembly protein PilP, which produces MRGASGLPGLTESDITQLCQNAANWPLPGKALLAGAVVCLLWAVGNTFYLSGAREQLRQLESQEVALEQQVALKTIQAAGLESLVRELETMRGHFANLLRRLPADTQVPGLLEDIGRLSAANGLVLEAIELRDDQPRALYIESPMQIGVTGTFHDLAAFINGMASLPGIVTVHDLAFSPVDPSVLHLSLVARTYRHNRQAGDDLEVDLHPPAQAVAEPGPQQVAYDFAALRDPFQPPSRQLVRPAGRPAAGPDLARPRGILEGFAVEQFEMVGTLSLGAQTFALLRGASSVHRLAIGDYLGPDHGRITAIHDSHVELAELFPDGQGAWLERSQTLALNVNS
- a CDS encoding type IV pilus secretin PilQ, with amino-acid sequence MVMAVPNRIDLIHLPPPGNAPLSTGRVAFTGDKLSLNFQNIELRAVLQQIADVAGLNLVTSDDVQGSITLRLKDVPWDQALDLVLQTKGLDKRVTANVLLVAPAEELAARELLAMESRKQMTELAPLRRELLQVNYAKASDLAKLFQSAVGLEGATDERGSVAVDDRTNNIIAYQTRERLEELRTIVAQLDIPVRQVMIEARIVEANVDYDKSLGVRWGGQLNRGNWSAGGIRKPLAEGAEPPETPPSSPFVDLGAVNGSAGLGVAFITDNLLLDLELTAMEKTGNGEIVSQPKVVTSDKETARILKGTEIPYQESSSTGATSVSFKEASLSLEVTPQITPDGWVIMEVKVTKDEPDYLNRLNDVPPIKKNEVNAKVLVKDGETIVIGGVFSNTQSKVVDKVPFLGDVPYLGRLFRRDVVSEKKSELLVFLTPRIMNNQAIAVSR
- the aroK gene encoding shikimate kinase AroK yields the protein MRNLILVGPMGAGKSTIGRLLAKELRLPFKDSDKEIELRTGANIPWIFDKEGELGFRDREQAMIAELCGCDGVVLATGGGAVMRDENRRALHAGGRVVYLHASVEQQVGRTARDRNRPLLRTADPAKTLRDLLTLRDPLYREIADLVVETDERPPRMVVLDILERLAQLPPR